The Pseudodesulfovibrio cashew genomic sequence GAGGATAGTATGCGTTCTTTCATCAAAATTCTCGTCGTCATGGTCCTGCTTTCCCTTTGTTTCGGCTGCAACGCCATGAACAGCTCCAGCTCTTCAACTACAGAGCCCGCACGTCAGGCCAACTATTCCGAGCCCGATTACTATCTCGATTTCGATGACATAATGATCCCCAAGGAGATCGACTACGACGCCGACGACTCCTACAAGCTCGACAACGCCAAATTCCGGGCTGCCATTATGCGGTTCAAGGGCCGCGTGGAAGTCATGGAACTTGTTCAGTATTTCCTCAATAACATGGCCAAGGACAACTGGACCCTTATTTCCAACAACAAGGCCAGCGCCATTCATGTCCTCACCTTCGAGAAGTTCAACAAGAGCTGCGTCATCCAGATCGATGACAGTTTCGCCACGGCCAAGACCACCATTTTTGCCGTGGAAGTCAAGGATTCCGCCACCCCGGCCAAGGTTCAGTAGCCTATGCAGGCGCACTACGGCTTTGCCGGATTCATGGGGAAGCGCGTCCACCTGGGCGTGTGTGGTTCCATAGCCGCTTACCGTGCGTTGGACCTTGTCCGTGCCTTTTTGGACGCGGATTGCATGGTCTCCGCCACCGTGACAGATGCGGCCGCGAGGTTCGTCACGCCCTTGTCCTTCGAGGGACTGGGCGCTTCGCCGGTCTATACGGGCATGTTTGACGCCGCAACCGAACGGGAGAGCGCCTTCGGGCATCTGGAGCCCGGCCAGACCTGCGAGGTCATGGTCATTGCTCCGGCTTCGGCCAACACCATAGCTAAACTTGCTAACGGGCTGGCGGACGACATGCTCTCCTGTCAGGCTTTGGCCTTTGCCGGACCCAAGGTTGTGGCACCGGCCATGAACCCGCGCATGTGGGCAAACCCCGTCACCAGGCGCAATTGGGACATGCTCGAAAAACTCGGGTTTATCGGGGTGGTTCCCGAGACGGGAAAGGTTGCCTGCGGCGACACCGGAACTGGCCGACTTGCTCCTGTTGAAGAGATTTTTCTTGCCGGTCTCAAAGCGCTTTCGCCTCAAGATTTGAACGGCAAGCGGGTAATGGTCACCCTTGG encodes the following:
- the coaBC gene encoding bifunctional phosphopantothenoylcysteine decarboxylase/phosphopantothenate--cysteine ligase CoaBC — translated: MQAHYGFAGFMGKRVHLGVCGSIAAYRALDLVRAFLDADCMVSATVTDAAARFVTPLSFEGLGASPVYTGMFDAATERESAFGHLEPGQTCEVMVIAPASANTIAKLANGLADDMLSCQALAFAGPKVVAPAMNPRMWANPVTRRNWDMLEKLGFIGVVPETGKVACGDTGTGRLAPVEEIFLAGLKALSPQDLNGKRVMVTLGPTREPWDAVRFWSNPSSGTMGACMAMAAYLRGAEVTVVAGPTALSFPSGMSVVQVQTAQQMNAACQDLWPSMDVACATAAVADFRPVLYGPDKFKKEQGDGLHVDFVPNPDILKGLGVSKQGYQRLIGFAAETRNIKSEASRKLKSKNLDLIAANDVSREGSGFGTATNQMYILDKAGRQESWPKLPKTEVAWRLWDHLLLD